The following proteins are co-located in the Alistipes sp. ZOR0009 genome:
- a CDS encoding septal ring lytic transglycosylase RlpA family protein, which translates to MRNVVLIFLFSAIALWGNAQTYTTEEGLATFYSNKFHGRKTSSGEVYRKTKLTAAHPNLPFGTEVKVTNIDNGKSVIVRINDRCSPRRIAIDLSKAAAAKIDMIGAGMKMVRIEVVTDSIKQSYLAQEINTDSTGADSTATLSPNLVSSERNFSVQVASVATLKNANRLTSHLTSTYNVVSDHKKVKTRRGRSLYKVLVGAFSSRDEASTFLSLLKKTYPTAFIIPFK; encoded by the coding sequence ATGCGGAATGTTGTCCTGATTTTTCTTTTTTCGGCAATCGCACTTTGGGGTAATGCCCAAACTTACACTACCGAAGAGGGTCTGGCCACCTTCTACAGCAACAAGTTCCATGGTCGAAAGACCTCCAGCGGCGAAGTTTACCGCAAAACTAAGCTTACAGCCGCACACCCCAACCTTCCTTTTGGTACGGAAGTAAAAGTTACCAATATTGACAACGGAAAATCGGTAATTGTCAGAATCAACGACAGGTGCTCCCCTCGCCGAATAGCGATCGATTTATCGAAAGCGGCAGCCGCCAAAATAGATATGATAGGTGCTGGAATGAAAATGGTGAGAATAGAGGTTGTTACCGACAGCATCAAACAATCCTATCTAGCGCAGGAGATCAACACAGATTCGACAGGAGCCGACTCTACGGCAACCCTCAGCCCAAACCTTGTAAGCAGCGAAAGAAACTTTTCGGTTCAGGTGGCTAGCGTTGCAACATTAAAGAATGCGAATAGGCTAACCAGCCATCTAACCAGTACCTATAACGTTGTTTCAGATCACAAAAAAGTGAAAACACGAAGAGGTAGATCGCTTTACAAAGTACTTGTTGGAGCATTCTCCTCGCGCGACGAAGCATCAACCTTCCTGTCGCTGCTGAAGAAAACGTACCCAACAGCATTTATTATCCCATTTAAGTAA
- a CDS encoding porin family protein: MKKILLILLVVAAASSVSAQSNKYPHKTYLGVNFGYGFSGIMFQPKMDQKAYPSSYSGGLSFKYKGEKYMSFQGEVNYSHRGYRQVGEKVDYERTLNAVMIPIMAQGNVTYKRLNAIVDLGCYASYILNSQEKSPANGPSTDYDFLLARDHRYEFGVLAGGGFYFDLKPILFQLSARYYYGLTNMMSPVYMNHKPDDSRLYQFQISGSLFFDLGSIFVKQPKLTKK, translated from the coding sequence ATGAAAAAAATACTCCTCATACTGTTAGTAGTAGCAGCAGCAAGTTCCGTTTCTGCTCAATCGAATAAGTACCCTCATAAAACATATCTTGGGGTAAACTTTGGATATGGCTTTTCTGGAATTATGTTCCAGCCTAAAATGGATCAAAAAGCATATCCATCCAGCTATAGTGGAGGTTTGTCCTTTAAGTATAAAGGAGAAAAGTATATGTCATTTCAGGGAGAAGTAAACTACTCCCATAGAGGTTATAGGCAGGTGGGCGAAAAAGTTGACTACGAAAGAACCCTAAACGCGGTAATGATTCCAATCATGGCGCAAGGTAATGTAACCTACAAACGCCTAAACGCCATAGTCGATTTAGGATGCTACGCCAGCTACATTCTAAATTCGCAAGAAAAAAGCCCCGCAAATGGTCCATCAACCGATTACGACTTTTTGCTAGCTCGAGATCATCGCTACGAATTTGGTGTGCTAGCAGGTGGCGGATTCTACTTCGACCTCAAGCCCATACTTTTTCAGCTATCAGCCCGTTACTACTACGGGTTAACCAATATGATGTCCCCTGTATATATGAATCACAAGCCAGACGATTCCCGTCTATACCAGTTTCAGATATCAGGGAGTCTTTTTTTCGACTTAGGTTCGATTTTTGTAAAGCAGCCTAAGCTAACTAAAAAATAA
- a CDS encoding MTH1187 family thiamine-binding protein, whose product MSVILQFAIFPTDKGSSVSQYVSKAIEAIRNTGYPYQLTPMCTIIETETLEEAFAAVGKANEAIAPYAERIYLTINVDIRNGKNGRMEQKVSSIQQKIGDVNL is encoded by the coding sequence ATGTCAGTAATTCTTCAATTTGCCATTTTTCCAACCGACAAAGGTTCGAGTGTTAGCCAATACGTTAGCAAAGCAATTGAGGCTATCCGCAACACCGGGTATCCCTACCAGCTCACGCCAATGTGTACCATCATAGAAACGGAAACGTTGGAGGAAGCCTTTGCGGCTGTTGGCAAGGCCAACGAGGCAATTGCTCCGTATGCCGAAAGGATTTACCTGACTATTAACGTAGACATTCGCAACGGCAAAAACGGAAGAATGGAGCAAAAGGTAAGCTCTATTCAGCAGAAAATTGGCGACGTAAATTTGTAA
- a CDS encoding Ig-like domain-containing protein: MRKLPILLVSSGVIMLAFTQCAHVMSPTGGPKDSLAPVIVRSLPAQFSRNVAEKKLELSFNEYVTLKDLQKNLYVSPPIDEELDIREKGKKIEVLISKKLQNNTTYSINFANSIVDVNENNPVKNFSYIFSTGSQLDTMRLNGKVFDAKTMRPMADAFIFMYENDSLEAPMRHKPNVISKTDKNGIFIANNLKNRSYKIIAIKDANRNYLFDPGFDDIAFDKKRFGPVNISARPDTMPDSTWRSQLPPQVKLKIFSEEKRQQYIKGKDRPEKFKMSVFFNSPNPIIKKLAIDGLTENDFLIQKTANNDTITYWLKDATRKVADTLVANYTYMKSDSTGKLVETVEKISWELPLAKSDRVKSKKKEAEESKKVSAATTQFEMPDGTVNDEGGLFMNLNLPLTRLDTSKFSLVRIDENDAKVPIPFKFKPVTNSLTSYEIVAKWIEDSRYEIVADSNVVTNIAHAVNDSIKFSFQTSSSSKFGTFLLDFKNVKTNLIVQILDSKYKITREKIVLKNGVVKFPYIKASSYYIRIVEDANKNGVWDTGNYLNQVEPERVGYLHKEKEEQFQLRTGWENEITVDIDEVFANY, encoded by the coding sequence TTGAGAAAATTACCTATACTTCTTGTTTCAAGTGGGGTGATAATGCTAGCGTTCACCCAATGCGCTCATGTGATGAGTCCAACCGGTGGTCCTAAAGACAGCCTTGCACCAGTTATTGTAAGAAGTTTGCCAGCCCAATTTAGCCGAAATGTTGCAGAGAAGAAGCTCGAGCTCTCCTTCAACGAGTACGTTACGCTTAAAGATCTTCAGAAAAACCTTTACGTATCGCCTCCCATTGACGAGGAGCTGGACATACGAGAAAAAGGGAAAAAAATTGAGGTGCTAATCAGCAAAAAGCTGCAGAATAACACCACCTACTCCATCAACTTCGCCAACTCAATTGTTGATGTCAACGAGAATAACCCGGTTAAAAATTTCAGCTACATATTCTCAACTGGCAGCCAACTGGACACAATGCGCCTTAACGGTAAAGTTTTTGATGCAAAAACAATGCGTCCTATGGCAGATGCCTTCATTTTTATGTATGAAAATGACAGCTTAGAAGCACCAATGCGGCATAAGCCCAACGTAATATCCAAAACAGATAAGAACGGAATTTTTATTGCCAACAATCTTAAAAATAGAAGCTATAAGATTATTGCAATAAAAGATGCAAACCGCAACTATCTGTTCGACCCTGGTTTTGATGATATCGCCTTCGACAAAAAGCGATTCGGCCCTGTCAACATATCAGCACGCCCTGATACCATGCCGGATTCTACTTGGCGATCGCAACTTCCGCCTCAAGTCAAGCTTAAAATCTTTTCTGAAGAGAAAAGGCAACAGTATATCAAGGGCAAAGACCGTCCCGAAAAGTTCAAAATGTCCGTTTTCTTTAATAGCCCAAACCCTATCATTAAAAAGCTAGCGATTGACGGGTTAACAGAAAACGATTTTCTGATTCAAAAAACAGCCAACAACGACACCATTACCTACTGGCTAAAAGATGCAACACGTAAGGTTGCCGATACTCTTGTAGCGAACTACACCTACATGAAGAGTGACAGTACCGGAAAATTGGTGGAAACGGTTGAAAAAATTTCGTGGGAGCTTCCCCTCGCCAAATCGGATAGGGTAAAGAGCAAGAAGAAGGAGGCTGAAGAGTCTAAAAAGGTAAGCGCAGCCACCACCCAATTTGAAATGCCTGATGGCACAGTAAACGATGAGGGTGGACTATTTATGAACTTAAACCTGCCGTTAACAAGGCTCGACACCTCTAAGTTTTCGCTAGTTCGTATTGATGAGAACGATGCGAAAGTTCCCATTCCTTTCAAATTTAAGCCTGTTACAAACAGCTTAACCAGCTACGAAATTGTAGCGAAATGGATAGAAGATAGCCGCTATGAAATCGTAGCAGACTCGAATGTAGTCACCAACATTGCCCATGCGGTAAACGATTCCATCAAATTCAGCTTCCAAACATCCAGCTCTAGCAAATTTGGAACCTTCCTTTTAGACTTCAAAAATGTAAAGACAAATCTCATTGTCCAAATTCTTGATTCTAAATACAAAATTACGCGCGAAAAGATTGTCTTAAAAAATGGAGTAGTAAAATTCCCCTACATTAAGGCAAGCTCGTACTACATCCGAATTGTTGAAGATGCCAACAAAAATGGGGTTTGGGACACCGGAAACTACTTAAACCAAGTAGAACCAGAGCGAGTTGGATATCTTCACAAGGAGAAGGAAGAGCAATTTCAGCTACGCACTGGATGGGAAAACGAAATTACCGTCGATATTGACGAAGTTTTTGCAAACTATTAG
- a CDS encoding riboflavin synthase: MFSGIVEEAAKVVKLVKDKENLHITVSCSFADQLKIDQSVAHNGVCLTVVNLEEGQYTVTAILETLQKSNLGLLQEGDKVNLERSMRMEALLDGHIVQGHVDQTATCTSIEEVDGSWYFTFKYDPSLGNVTVEKGSITVNGVSLTVVNSKDDQFSVAIIPYTYAHTNFHEFKVGTVVNLEFDILGKYVTKLMKQYLGK; encoded by the coding sequence ATGTTTTCAGGAATTGTAGAGGAAGCAGCCAAAGTGGTTAAGCTTGTAAAGGACAAAGAGAATCTGCACATTACTGTGAGCTGCTCGTTTGCAGACCAGCTTAAAATAGACCAAAGTGTAGCGCACAACGGCGTTTGCCTTACCGTTGTAAATTTAGAGGAGGGGCAATATACCGTTACCGCTATTTTAGAAACGTTACAGAAAAGTAACCTTGGATTGCTACAGGAAGGCGATAAGGTAAACCTCGAGCGCAGCATGCGCATGGAGGCGCTTCTTGACGGGCACATTGTTCAGGGGCATGTAGACCAAACCGCAACTTGTACCTCCATAGAAGAGGTGGATGGAAGCTGGTACTTTACCTTTAAGTACGATCCTTCGCTAGGTAATGTTACCGTAGAAAAGGGCTCCATTACAGTAAACGGGGTTAGCTTAACGGTGGTAAATTCTAAAGACGACCAGTTTTCGGTTGCGATAATACCTTACACCTACGCGCATACCAACTTCCACGAATTTAAGGTTGGAACGGTAGTTAATCTGGAGTTTGATATTTTAGGAAAGTATGTCACTAAGCTGATGAAGCAGTATCTCGGGAAGTAG
- a CDS encoding sensor histidine kinase — protein sequence MQITSPKQMSVLISTITSAIVLLVFWWAYPHGKNSEDVLLGVAIALVTFMVVFIIIYYLLNQLIFEKITPIYKTIQKLNLSDSELKEFLEGKDIGKELEEELTQWAAKRGNELTRLREMEKYRKEFLGNVSHELKTPIFNIQGYISTLLDGGLEDQTINRVYLERAERSINRMISIVQDLESISRLEAGELKINCEKFNVVALVQEIVDSLEMKAAARNIKIEIARSKDTPIYVSADRMRISQVFVNLIVNSINYGKDGGTTIVSFSDMFDHVLVEVSDDGAGIEQKDLNRIFERFFRADKSRSRDTGGTGLGLAIVKHIIEAHRQTINVRSKVGEGSSFVFTLNKA from the coding sequence ATGCAAATAACCTCGCCTAAGCAGATGTCGGTGTTGATTTCAACAATTACATCTGCCATTGTTCTGCTTGTTTTTTGGTGGGCATACCCCCATGGTAAAAATTCGGAGGATGTACTGCTGGGTGTTGCAATTGCATTGGTGACGTTTATGGTGGTGTTTATCATTATCTACTACTTGCTAAACCAGCTAATTTTCGAAAAGATAACGCCTATATATAAAACTATTCAGAAGTTGAATCTTTCCGATTCTGAGCTGAAGGAGTTTTTGGAAGGAAAAGATATTGGAAAGGAGCTGGAAGAGGAGCTAACGCAGTGGGCTGCCAAGCGAGGTAACGAGCTTACTCGTCTTCGAGAAATGGAAAAATATAGAAAGGAGTTTTTGGGCAACGTTTCGCACGAGCTCAAGACTCCTATTTTTAATATTCAGGGATACATTTCCACCCTTTTGGATGGAGGTTTGGAAGATCAAACGATTAACCGCGTGTACCTTGAAAGAGCCGAACGTAGCATTAACCGCATGATTTCTATCGTGCAAGATTTGGAGTCTATTTCGCGGTTAGAGGCGGGCGAGCTCAAAATCAACTGCGAAAAGTTTAACGTGGTTGCTCTTGTTCAAGAGATTGTGGATAGCCTCGAAATGAAAGCGGCGGCTCGAAACATAAAAATTGAGATTGCAAGAAGCAAGGATACACCTATTTATGTGAGTGCAGATAGGATGCGTATATCGCAGGTTTTTGTTAACTTAATCGTCAACTCGATTAACTACGGAAAGGATGGGGGAACAACTATCGTCTCCTTTTCCGACATGTTCGACCACGTGCTGGTCGAAGTTTCTGATGATGGTGCAGGTATTGAGCAGAAGGATTTAAACCGTATTTTTGAACGTTTCTTTCGTGCGGATAAAAGCCGTTCGCGAGATACGGGTGGTACGGGGCTCGGTTTGGCCATTGTCAAGCATATAATAGAGGCCCACCGCCAAACAATTAATGTACGAAGCAAGGTTGGTGAAGGCAGCTCGTTTGTTTTCACCTTAAATAAAGCATAA
- the lgt gene encoding prolipoprotein diacylglyceryl transferase: MSLLVINWNLDPVFFSVFGFDVRYYGILFAFAFVVSYWVFTKMYKYEGIKVTEIDTLAFYVGIGVVVGARLGHVLFYQPEYYFSHPWHILNIREGGLASHGAAIGILLALWLYSRKHKRPFIWLLDRIALAVPIAGMFVRLGNLMNSEIYGHVTNLPWGFVFRRAGETLPKHPTQIYEALAYLFIFFVLYWLHFKKNYAFKKPGAQFGVFLILLFMARFLIEFIKNDQVGFEQAMALNMGQLLSIPFILLGIGFIIYSNKYAKPYPLPQDSKRK, encoded by the coding sequence ATGAGTTTACTTGTAATTAACTGGAATTTGGACCCCGTGTTCTTTTCTGTATTTGGCTTTGATGTACGCTACTACGGAATTCTATTTGCTTTTGCGTTTGTGGTGAGTTACTGGGTTTTCACTAAAATGTACAAGTACGAAGGAATTAAGGTGACAGAGATTGATACCCTAGCTTTTTATGTGGGTATAGGGGTTGTTGTTGGCGCTCGATTGGGGCACGTGCTCTTTTATCAGCCAGAATACTATTTCTCGCACCCTTGGCATATATTAAATATACGAGAAGGTGGGTTGGCAAGTCATGGAGCTGCAATTGGGATTCTTTTAGCTTTATGGCTATACTCCCGAAAGCACAAGCGTCCATTTATTTGGCTGTTAGATCGCATTGCTTTAGCCGTACCTATTGCTGGTATGTTTGTTCGTCTTGGAAATCTGATGAACTCAGAAATATACGGCCACGTTACAAACCTTCCATGGGGTTTTGTATTTAGAAGAGCAGGAGAAACTTTGCCGAAGCATCCAACGCAGATTTATGAAGCTCTAGCGTATCTTTTTATCTTTTTTGTGCTATATTGGCTTCACTTCAAGAAGAATTATGCCTTTAAAAAGCCAGGGGCACAGTTTGGTGTTTTCCTGATTCTACTCTTTATGGCAAGGTTCTTAATAGAGTTTATTAAGAACGATCAGGTAGGATTTGAGCAGGCCATGGCATTGAATATGGGACAGCTATTGAGCATTCCTTTTATTTTGTTGGGGATCGGATTTATCATTTACTCGAATAAATATGCAAAGCCCTATCCACTTCCACAGGACAGTAAGCGGAAATAG
- a CDS encoding 2-C-methyl-D-erythritol 4-phosphate cytidylyltransferase has translation MKRAVVIVAGGSGTRMNSEIPKQFLLLKGMPILMHTVTRFHRFDSNMQLIIVLPKSEADRWERLCDEFHFSIAHQVVEGGSTRFHSVKNGLALVDGNTIVGIHDGVRPLIASNVIERCFAEAANGQSVVPTIPSVDSLRMVTNDGNIALDRSLIRLVQTPQVFPSSLLKSAYEQEYTPTFTDDASVVEAMGYPITLAEGNVENIKITNPLDLAIAERVFESVI, from the coding sequence ATGAAGCGAGCAGTAGTTATTGTAGCCGGAGGATCAGGAACTAGAATGAACAGCGAAATTCCGAAGCAGTTTTTACTACTTAAAGGTATGCCCATACTAATGCATACCGTCACTCGCTTTCACCGTTTTGATAGCAACATGCAGCTAATCATCGTGCTTCCAAAGTCCGAGGCTGATCGCTGGGAAAGGCTCTGTGATGAATTCCATTTCAGCATTGCCCATCAGGTTGTAGAAGGAGGAAGCACTCGCTTTCACTCCGTGAAAAATGGGCTTGCACTTGTTGATGGCAACACCATAGTAGGTATACACGATGGTGTCAGGCCACTTATCGCGTCAAACGTAATTGAGAGATGTTTTGCGGAAGCTGCCAATGGCCAGTCTGTTGTCCCCACCATCCCCTCAGTTGACTCGCTAAGAATGGTTACAAACGATGGAAATATTGCGTTAGACAGAAGCCTCATAAGGCTCGTTCAAACACCTCAAGTCTTTCCATCCAGCTTGCTAAAATCAGCTTACGAGCAGGAATATACTCCTACATTTACAGATGATGCATCGGTGGTTGAAGCAATGGGCTACCCCATTACTTTAGCAGAAGGGAATGTTGAAAACATTAAAATAACAAACCCTCTCGACTTAGCTATTGCCGAGAGGGTTTTCGAAAGTGTTATCTAA
- a CDS encoding NAD-dependent epimerase/dehydratase family protein, giving the protein MQLTTLITGATGFLGAYTALEFLRAGYKVKGTYRSTSSIKKAKHIFCYHPDGLKLFDSIEWVNVDLEDYNEVRKAFLNVDFVVHTAAEVSFNKRRKNQIIENNTRMAAYVVDAALETGVKKLCHISSIAALGSTTNGDLINEETKFSSVKEQSGYSISKFYSEMEVWRGINSGLNAVILNPSVIFGAGDWKSSSSTFVATAGKGTPFYTLGVTGFVDVKDVAHACRLTLESELSGERYLLSAENISYQELFNSMADELGKKRPSIKATPALMKVVACACMSTSLLTGKEPQITFSIARSAWNKMYYDGSKIEKLLNFKYTPISETIRFACDCYKKDNPSKK; this is encoded by the coding sequence ATGCAACTAACGACACTAATTACAGGTGCAACTGGTTTTCTTGGCGCATACACCGCGCTCGAATTTCTAAGAGCAGGATATAAAGTAAAAGGGACCTACCGCAGCACATCCTCCATAAAAAAAGCAAAGCACATATTTTGCTACCACCCCGATGGCCTAAAGCTATTTGATAGCATCGAATGGGTTAATGTCGATCTTGAAGATTATAACGAAGTAAGAAAAGCATTCTTGAATGTCGACTTTGTAGTACATACTGCTGCCGAAGTTTCGTTTAACAAACGCCGTAAAAACCAAATTATAGAAAATAATACGCGGATGGCCGCCTACGTTGTTGATGCTGCACTCGAGACAGGGGTTAAAAAGCTATGCCACATTAGCTCCATTGCGGCTCTTGGATCGACCACTAACGGGGATTTAATAAACGAAGAAACAAAGTTTTCATCGGTTAAGGAGCAAAGCGGATACTCTATAAGCAAGTTCTATTCAGAGATGGAGGTTTGGAGAGGAATAAACAGCGGTTTAAATGCCGTAATACTCAACCCTTCTGTAATCTTTGGCGCAGGAGACTGGAAAAGTAGCAGCTCAACCTTTGTCGCAACGGCTGGAAAAGGAACACCATTCTACACCCTCGGGGTTACCGGTTTTGTCGATGTAAAGGATGTAGCACACGCCTGCAGGCTTACCCTCGAAAGTGAGCTTTCTGGCGAAAGATACCTTCTAAGCGCAGAAAACATCAGCTATCAAGAGCTATTCAACAGTATGGCAGATGAACTTGGAAAAAAACGCCCCTCCATTAAGGCAACACCAGCCCTAATGAAAGTTGTGGCTTGCGCATGCATGAGCACATCGTTGCTTACAGGGAAAGAGCCACAAATCACATTTAGCATCGCACGTTCTGCTTGGAACAAAATGTACTACGATGGCTCAAAAATAGAAAAGTTGCTAAACTTTAAGTATACGCCCATCTCCGAAACTATCCGATTTGCTTGCGATTGCTATAAAAAAGATAACCCCTCTAAAAAATGA
- a CDS encoding pyridoxamine 5'-phosphate oxidase family protein, protein MSAPDSRITNFLNQHKVLTLATSFGDEPYCANLFYAYLPEEGCLVITSDMNTKHIRNISHNIFVAGSVVDANETTNEYKGIQFQGVISEPNTDFAQKAKASYTTKFSFSAGMNTTLWVIDLTYIKYTDSELGFGKKLTWKK, encoded by the coding sequence ATGAGCGCACCAGATTCAAGAATTACCAACTTCTTAAACCAGCACAAGGTTTTAACCTTAGCCACCAGCTTTGGAGACGAACCCTATTGCGCTAACTTGTTCTATGCTTACCTCCCGGAGGAGGGTTGCCTAGTAATCACCTCCGACATGAATACCAAGCATATCCGAAATATTTCCCATAACATATTTGTTGCAGGAAGCGTAGTTGACGCCAACGAAACAACCAATGAATACAAAGGAATACAGTTTCAGGGTGTTATTTCGGAACCCAATACTGACTTTGCTCAAAAAGCAAAAGCAAGCTATACTACAAAGTTCTCTTTTTCTGCAGGCATGAACACCACCCTCTGGGTAATAGACCTTACCTACATAAAATACACCGATAGCGAGCTAGGCTTTGGCAAAAAGCTAACGTGGAAAAAGTAA
- a CDS encoding ABC transporter ATP-binding protein — translation MLTISNLTVEFEGVGPVAKSISLKVNKGESVGLVGESGSGKSITSLAVMGLLPPAAKVSGSILFSKEDGTEVELCVADKNYPQRVRGREIAMIFQEPMTALNPTIRCGEQVDEMTRENLGLNSREAKAKTLQLFGEVLLPDPEKAYRSYPHELSGGQRQRVMIAMAISCKPQLLIADEPTTALDVTVQKEILELLKSLKNRYGMALIFISHDLRIVSEVCDRIVVMRRGDMVEEGSSTNIFHHPQQPYTKALISCLPPINYRPERLLTVKEFTEQESPSIILQTDEARQNQHHQLYQQAPILSVKDLYAGYSFGGSLFSKTRKLFKAVKNVHFDVYPCETFGLVGESGCGKTSLGRTLVGLVKSLSGSIEFEGKRIDKLAGEELRLMRRHIQMIFQDPFSSLNPKITVGEAILEPMRVHGVGKNEAERKERMNHLLKKVGLPAEVANRYPHEFSGGQRQRIVIARTLALEPKLVICDESVSALDVSVQAQVLNLLNDLKQELGLTYIFISHDLSVVRYMSDRIMVMQKGELVELNEADELYRHPQKAYTKQLIGAIPKSS, via the coding sequence ATGCTTACAATTAGCAATCTCACGGTAGAGTTCGAAGGTGTTGGCCCAGTGGCTAAAAGTATCAGCCTGAAGGTAAACAAAGGAGAGTCGGTTGGGCTCGTAGGAGAGTCAGGTTCGGGTAAATCCATCACCTCTCTTGCCGTCATGGGGCTACTACCACCAGCGGCAAAAGTTAGCGGTAGCATTCTTTTTAGTAAGGAGGATGGAACAGAGGTAGAGCTCTGCGTGGCCGACAAAAATTACCCCCAACGGGTTAGGGGGCGCGAGATTGCTATGATTTTTCAGGAGCCAATGACGGCCCTGAACCCAACCATTCGCTGCGGCGAGCAGGTTGATGAGATGACCAGAGAAAATCTAGGCCTAAATAGTCGCGAAGCAAAGGCCAAAACGCTGCAGCTTTTCGGCGAGGTGCTTCTTCCCGACCCCGAAAAGGCCTATCGCTCCTACCCTCACGAGCTAAGTGGCGGCCAACGCCAACGGGTTATGATAGCAATGGCCATATCGTGTAAGCCACAGCTGCTCATTGCCGACGAGCCTACAACTGCGCTAGATGTTACCGTACAAAAGGAGATACTAGAGCTGCTGAAATCGCTGAAAAATCGGTATGGAATGGCGCTAATATTCATATCACACGATTTGAGGATTGTTTCCGAGGTATGCGATCGCATTGTGGTAATGCGGCGCGGTGACATGGTGGAGGAAGGGTCATCTACCAATATTTTTCACCATCCGCAGCAACCCTATACCAAAGCGCTAATTAGCTGCCTTCCCCCCATTAATTATCGTCCAGAACGGCTACTTACCGTTAAGGAGTTCACCGAACAGGAATCGCCGTCAATTATACTGCAAACCGACGAAGCACGCCAAAATCAGCATCACCAGCTATACCAACAAGCACCAATTCTTTCAGTAAAAGATCTATATGCAGGATACTCTTTTGGTGGATCGCTATTTAGCAAAACTCGTAAGCTCTTCAAGGCGGTAAAAAATGTTCACTTCGATGTTTATCCATGCGAGACATTTGGCTTGGTAGGCGAATCGGGCTGCGGAAAAACTTCGTTAGGTAGAACGCTGGTTGGCCTAGTAAAAAGCCTAAGCGGGAGCATCGAATTTGAAGGAAAAAGAATAGACAAGCTAGCTGGAGAGGAGCTTCGCCTAATGCGTCGCCACATCCAAATGATATTTCAAGATCCTTTCTCGTCGTTAAACCCTAAAATTACCGTTGGCGAAGCTATTCTCGAACCAATGCGCGTACACGGAGTGGGCAAAAACGAGGCAGAACGAAAAGAACGAATGAACCACCTGCTCAAAAAGGTTGGACTCCCTGCTGAAGTTGCCAACCGCTATCCTCACGAGTTCTCGGGAGGACAACGACAACGAATCGTTATAGCACGCACGCTAGCCCTAGAGCCCAAGCTGGTTATCTGCGACGAATCAGTTTCTGCCCTAGATGTCTCTGTTCAAGCTCAGGTTCTCAACCTCCTTAACGACCTAAAACAGGAGTTGGGCCTCACCTACATCTTCATTTCCCACGATTTAAGCGTAGTTCGATACATGAGCGATCGTATAATGGTGATGCAAAAAGGAGAGCTTGTTGAGCTAAACGAAGCCGACGAGCTGTACCGACATCCCCAAAAAGCGTACACAAAACAGCTAATTGGAGCAATACCCAAATCGAGCTAA
- a CDS encoding AraC family transcriptional regulator, with product MKRKDGFTGQMAVNIPGSVIQQVVKDGYINHLYLADIGYYPVANFHYREREKGCAEYILIYCVGGKGWFKYSNQPRQEVLPGNFFILPPGNAHRYGADRHNPWSIYWVHFTGHTASTFTANEDNLLQSIAYQERDEHTLLFDEIIATLSAGVSDENIAYSCGCLNHLLTLFKYNHIYDRNRHPRYNNFLEQAIIYMKNNLHRKLILSEIAAASNLSASHFSTLFKQRTNRSPMEYFTFLKIQRACHLLDNNSIRIKEVAQMLGFDDPFYFSRLFSKVMLLSPSEYRSARKG from the coding sequence ATGAAAAGGAAGGATGGGTTTACAGGGCAGATGGCGGTAAACATTCCTGGCTCGGTTATTCAACAGGTGGTAAAAGATGGATATATCAACCATCTATACCTGGCAGATATTGGCTACTACCCTGTGGCCAACTTCCACTACCGAGAGCGCGAAAAAGGATGCGCCGAGTACATCCTGATATACTGTGTTGGAGGCAAAGGCTGGTTTAAGTATAGCAACCAGCCCCGTCAGGAGGTGCTTCCTGGCAACTTCTTCATCCTTCCGCCCGGCAATGCGCACCGGTATGGGGCAGATCGGCATAACCCGTGGAGCATTTACTGGGTACATTTCACTGGCCACACAGCCTCTACTTTTACCGCCAACGAGGACAACCTTCTCCAGTCCATCGCCTACCAGGAAAGGGATGAGCACACCCTGCTGTTTGACGAGATTATAGCCACGCTAAGCGCTGGAGTAAGCGACGAAAACATTGCCTACTCGTGCGGGTGCCTAAACCACCTGCTCACCCTCTTTAAGTACAACCATATTTACGACCGTAATCGCCACCCCCGCTATAACAATTTTCTCGAGCAGGCCATCATTTACATGAAAAACAACCTGCACAGAAAACTGATTCTCTCCGAAATAGCCGCAGCATCCAACCTATCGGCCTCCCACTTCTCGACTCTCTTTAAGCAGCGAACCAACCGATCACCGATGGAGTACTTTACCTTCCTAAAAATACAACGAGCCTGCCACCTGCTCGACAACAACAGCATCCGCATAAAGGAAGTTGCCCAAATGCTTGGATTCGACGACCCGTTCTACTTTTCGCGCCTCTTTAGCAAGGTGATGCTGCTTTCTCCATCCGAATACCGCAGCGCGAGAAAAGGATAA